The window AATATCGCGGCGCGACTTTCTGCGCAGCTCCGGCCTGATGGCCGGCGGTGCGGTGCTGTCCACGACGCTGGCCCCGTCCATGATGAAGAAGGCCGAGGCCACGGCGGTCGAGGAGGGCGGAGAGGTCGAGGAGATCAAGACGATCTGCACCCACTGTTCGGTGGGTTGCGGGATCGTCGCCGAGGTGCAGAACGGTGTCTGGACGGGACAGGAGCCCGCATTCGACCATCCTTTCAATCACGGTGCGCACTGCGCGAAAGGCGCCGCGGTGCGCGAGCACGGGCATGGTGACCGCCGGCTCAGGTACCCGACCAAGTTGGTGAACGGCAAATGGACCCGGATCACCTGGGAGCAGGCCATCGACGAGGTCGGCGGCCGCCTGCTGAAGATTCGCGAGGTGTCGGGCCCCGATTCGGTCTACTGGCTGGGCTCGGCCAAGCACAACAACGAACAGGCCTATCTGTTCCGCAAGTTCGCCGCCATGTGGGGCACCAACAACGTCGATCATCAGGCGCGGATCTGTCACTCGACGACGGTCGCCGGGGTTGCCAACACCTGGGGCTACGGCGCCATGACCAACTCCTACAACGACATCCACAACAGCAAGGCGATCCTGATCATCGGTGGCAACCCCGCCGAGGCCCATCCGGTCTCCCTGCAGCACGTGTTCAAGGCGAAGGAGCAGAACAACGCCCCGCTGATCGTGATCGATCCACGCTTCACCCGTACGGCCGCGCATGCCAGCCAGTACATACGGTTACGTCCGGGGACGGATGTGCCCGTGATCTGGGGCATGATGTGGCACATCTTCGAGAACGGCTGGGAGGACACGGAGTTCATCAACCAGCGGGTCTACGGTATGGACGACGTCAAGAAGGAGGTCGCCAAATGGACCCCGGACGAGGTCGAACGGGTGTCGGGCGTTCCCGAAGTGGAGATCTACACGGCGGCCAAGACCATGGCGGACCATCGCCCCGGCACCTTCATCTGGTGCATGGGCGGCACGCAGCACACCATCGGCAACAACAACACCCGGGCCTACTGCGCGTTTCAGCTCGCGCTCGGCAACATGGGCGTTTCCGGTGGCGGCACCAATATCTTCCGCGGCCACGACAACGTGCAGGGCGCGACCGACTTCGGTGTCCTGAGCCACACACTCCCGGGGTATTACGGGCTCTCCGAGGGCGCCTGGAACCACTGGGCGAAGGTCTGGGACCTCGATCCGGAATGGGTCAAGGGACAGTTCGATCCGGCGAGCTACGAGCAGGACAAGGGCAAGGACGTGAGCGCGATGCACACCAAGGGCATCCCGGTGTCGCGCTGGATCGACGGGGTGCTGGAGGACAAGGAGAACATCGCCCAGAAGGACAACGTGCGCGCGATGGTCTTCTGGGGACACGCGCCCAACAGCCAGGTCCGCGGCCAGGAGATGAAGGAGGCGTTCGAAAAGCTCGACACGCTGGTCATCATCGACCCGTATCCCACCGTCTCGGCCGTCATGCACGACCGTACCGACGGGGTCTATCTGCTGCCGGCCTGCACGCAGTTCGAGACCTACGGCTCGGTGACCGCCTCGAACCGCTCGCTGCAATGGCGTGACCGGGTCATCGAACCCCTGTTCGAGTCGTTGCCCGACCAGACCATCATGTACAAGCTGGCCGGTAAACTCGGTTTCGCCGACCGGTTGTGCAAGCACATCGAGGTCAAGGACGACGAGCCGGTGATCGAGGACATCGCCCTCGAATACAACAAGGGCATGTGGACGATCGGCTATACGGGACAGAGTCCGGAGCGGTTGAAGAAACATCAGCAGCACTGGGGGACCTTCGACTACACCTCGCTCCAGGCCGAGGGCGGTCCCTGCGACGGGGAATACTACGGTCTGCCGTGGCCCTGCTGGGGCTCCGCGGAGATGGGGCATCCGGGTACGCCGAACCTGTACGACACCAGCAAGCCGGTCGCCGAGGGAGGGTTGACCTTCCGGGCCCGCTTCGGTGTGGAGCGCGACGGCGTGAACCTCCTGGCAGAGGATTCGTACTCGAAGGGCTCGGAGATCAAGGACGGTTATCCCGAGTTCACCGCCGAGATGCTCAAGCAACTGGGCTGGTGGGACGACCTCACCGAGGAGGAGAAGGCCCTGGCCGAGGGCAAAAACTGGAAGACCGACCGCTCCGGCGGTATCCAGCGCGTCGCCATCAAGCACGGCTGCGCGCCGTTCGGCAAC of the Gammaproteobacteria bacterium genome contains:
- a CDS encoding formate dehydrogenase subunit alpha → MKLMKTSDRVADRKRDPVASLAAGGNAAISRRDFLRSSGLMAGGAVLSTTLAPSMMKKAEATAVEEGGEVEEIKTICTHCSVGCGIVAEVQNGVWTGQEPAFDHPFNHGAHCAKGAAVREHGHGDRRLRYPTKLVNGKWTRITWEQAIDEVGGRLLKIREVSGPDSVYWLGSAKHNNEQAYLFRKFAAMWGTNNVDHQARICHSTTVAGVANTWGYGAMTNSYNDIHNSKAILIIGGNPAEAHPVSLQHVFKAKEQNNAPLIVIDPRFTRTAAHASQYIRLRPGTDVPVIWGMMWHIFENGWEDTEFINQRVYGMDDVKKEVAKWTPDEVERVSGVPEVEIYTAAKTMADHRPGTFIWCMGGTQHTIGNNNTRAYCAFQLALGNMGVSGGGTNIFRGHDNVQGATDFGVLSHTLPGYYGLSEGAWNHWAKVWDLDPEWVKGQFDPASYEQDKGKDVSAMHTKGIPVSRWIDGVLEDKENIAQKDNVRAMVFWGHAPNSQVRGQEMKEAFEKLDTLVIIDPYPTVSAVMHDRTDGVYLLPACTQFETYGSVTASNRSLQWRDRVIEPLFESLPDQTIMYKLAGKLGFADRLCKHIEVKDDEPVIEDIALEYNKGMWTIGYTGQSPERLKKHQQHWGTFDYTSLQAEGGPCDGEYYGLPWPCWGSAEMGHPGTPNLYDTSKPVAEGGLTFRARFGVERDGVNLLAEDSYSKGSEIKDGYPEFTAEMLKQLGWWDDLTEEEKALAEGKNWKTDRSGGIQRVAIKHGCAPFGNAKARTVVWTFPDPVPIHREPLYTSRRDLVEKYPTYEDRKSFYRLPTRYGSIQAKDYSKDYPIILTSGRLVEYEGGGDETRSNPWLAELQQDMFVEIHPRDANDSGVKDGDDVWVEGAEGARVKVKAQVTRRVGEGVAFMPFHFGGHFEGKDLRAKYPQGADPIVLGEACNTAMTYGYDSVTQMQETKASLCRITKA